The window ATGGCTACAAAGGAGCAAAGCCAAGCTGTGTTTGGGATGATGAGGCTGTTCTGTATCTTGAGCGTAGCTGTAGTTACACAAATCTCTACTCATGTTAAAATTCATAGACCTGTGTCCCCAAAACAGTCCATTTTAGTATATGTAAGTTTATGAATAAAAGTAAATTCCTCACCCTACAGAAGTTGCACCAAGGTACAAAGTACAGACCTGAAGTGCTAGAATAAATGCAGCATTAaagcaattaaaatgaaaaagagagagagccaaaAAGTCACTCCTTGTCAATTTGTAAATAAACAGAAGATGAAATTTGCCACAGAAGCTTAACCACAGGCTTTTTACATGTCTGATTGCAAAAGCCTGTTGAAGTGGTTTTCACATCGTTTTTCAAAGATTTACTGCTAACTTGTAAAGAGGTTGTGCACAGTGCttttgcttatttaatatttcaataaagctttcaatctaaattttttctcctttcaattGAACTTTAATTCTCCCAATTGTTTTCATTAGCTCCAGTTCTACATAGTGATCCTGGGAATGCCTGTGGGAACCAGACATGGTTCTCAGGTGGGGGCTGGTGTGGGGAGGCTTTCACTGAGACCGTGGACCTTGCCTGGGCCTTGCATCAATGTCATTTCGGGGGCTTAAAAATATGCAGGTGCCCAGATTGCACCCTAAGGAGATTTAGGAAATTCAAAAGCTATGTTTGGGTCTGACcggacagtggcacagtgaatagcccgttggactgggatgcggaagacccaggttcaagaccctgaggtcgccagcttgagtgagggcttatctggtttgagcaaaaactcaccagcttggacccaaggtcgctggctcgagcaacgggttgctcggtctgctgaaggtccgtggtcaaggcacatatgagaaagcaatcaatgaacaattaaggtgttgcaatgcgcaacgaaaaactgatgattgatgcttctcatctctctccgttcctgtctgtccctctctctgactctctctctgtctctgtaaaaaaaaaaaaaatctacgttTGGGCTGGTGCCTGGATTTGTGTGTGATACATGTGTTTAAAGCTCCTTCATGATTACACTGGGCAGCCTGGTTTGAGATCCGTGGGGTGGAATGTCAGTCAAACACAGACGGGCAGGGGTGAGGGAGACAAGTAGTAAGGAATACACAAGAGGGTTGTCAGCCAAACCTGGGGAAGGTCTCCCtgaaggaaggcttcctggataTGGTGATTCCTGTGCCAGAGTCCTGAAGGATGTGGAGGGCATTCCAcgtgggggagaggagtgggtATGGACAGGGCACTGCAAGCATTTGGTGCAGGTGGACAGGTATGGCTGGGGCAAATGGGAGAGGACATAGTGGAGCGGGGACTAGCGAGTGGAAGCCCCAATGCTGGGGTAGTGACTGTGACTAAGACTAGCTTGTAAGTCAGTTTCTCAGTGTCCCCTGGGAGGAGCAGCTTGCAGTGCAGATCCTTTGACCCCTACCAGGAGCAGACATTTTGGGAGTGGGGCTTGGAAATCTGCACTGTTAACCAGTGCCCAAGGGGTTGGAGGCTGAGCCACTGCAGGGAGAGGTGAGGAGCCACCAGAGTTTTCTACCGCGAGTTTGCTTTGTTGTGTGGGGCTCTGTGCGTGCTGGGTTTTTGTTGGGGAAAGAAACAGGTGAGATGGGGTCTGCCCTGGAGGAGAAGATAACACTTCAGAATTTCCTGGCATCCTGGCAGGAGCAGCAGCCAAGCTGGACAGATGACCTGCCGCTCTGCCACCTCTCTGGGGTGGGCTCAGCCTCCAACCGAAGCTACTCTGCTGATGGCAAGGGTACTGAGAGCCACCCTCCGGAGGACAACTGGCTCAAGTTCAGGTGAGAGTGCCGGGAGTGCTCTCCTGGGCGTTGGAAGTACAATAGGTTTGCAAGCAAGAAAAAGCAGCGGTTTTGCAACTGTCTCGCATAGGGGCTTGCCAGTGAGATGTGGCCCATGGGAGATGGCATCTGCAGCCATCCCTCCCACCTTCTACATCTAGACCTCAGAGCAGCAGAGGGCTTGCTACAGTGGGGTGGGAAGCTGAAAGTCATGGCTGGAGTAAAATGATGGtcaaagtggggggggggccAGATGGGCACCTGAAGCCACAGCTGCTCTATCTTTGGTTTCCCTCAATATttgtccctcctccccctctactGTGGAACTGGTGTCATTTTCCTGTGAGTCTCCGGTCTCAGGCTGcctcctacctctctctctgtcaggaGTGAGAACAACTGCTTCTTATATGGGGTCTTCAACGGCTATGATGGCAACCGGGTGACCAACTTTGTGGCCCAGCGGCTATCCGCAGAGCTCCTGCTGGGCCAGCTTAACGCTGAGCACATGGAGGCCGACGTGCGTCGTGTGCTGCTGCAGGTATGGTGTTCGGGCCAGCTGACCACAGCTGGGTGGATCATGTGCCTTGGAATGTGGCCCTGCAACTGTAAAGTTTGGGGATAGCCAGGGTTGGTCTGAAGATCCTGCCTGCTGCTCCTCttctgcagaggacccagctttgagagCCTCTCCCAGCAGCCATGGGGAGCCCAGGAGCAGGCAGCTAGCAGCAGTCCTTACCCACAGCTGGTTGGCTCTGGAGGAAACAGTCCAGGGGAATGGGGACATAGGGATGGACCCTTGGACAAGAGGGTATAGTGGAGGTTGTTGATTTAGGGTGGCCCAGCCTGTGGTTGCTGCCAATGCCCTGGCCTCGCCTCCTCTCTTCCACTTGATTGCTGCTCCTTGCCAGCTCTGTGTTTCTGCCCACTGCTGCTTTGGAGATATCTTCCTGGAAGCTCCTTAGTGTGGATGAGGAGGATGGAGGCACTTAGTGTGGATGAGGAGGATGGATTCCTGTTCCTCGAAACCAGTGTTCCCAGCCGTTTTTCTGCTCAGCACCTGAGGGCCAGCGGGCcctcctcagcccccgggcctgTGCCAGTGATCCTTAGCCAGTTCGCCCAGGAAGGGCAGCAGCATGACCAGTGTTCACGGGCCAGCAGGATGTAGGAATGACAGCAGCAGTCGTTGATCTAGACTTACTGTACTGAGCCAGCCATGTACTGAGTGCTCAGTGACCCTCAGAACAACACTTACCCCTGTTCATCGATGAGACCAAGGCTGCCAGCTGGCAAGAGGCAGAGCCGGAATCCACTCCCGGTGGCCTGATTCCAGACCTGTGCTCTCAACCTCTATGTTCTTAACTTTATCCTCTGGTCGCTCTGCAGTGCCACATGTGAAGCCCCCACCACGTGATGACCTGCACTTCATACAGTTTGTTGTTATTAGTCGGGGGCATTTCAGCATCAAGGTGACAGGGATGTTTTGAACCAGCCATTGCCCTGACACCTGTCCCTGTCCTCTCTGTGCACCTAGGCCTTCGATGTGGTGGAGAGGAGCTTCCTGGAGTCCATTGATGATACCTTGGCTGAGAAGGCGAGCCTGCAGTCCCAGCTGCCAGAGGTAACCCCCCTCACCTGCTTCCCAGGAGAAGCACGTCAGGATTGGCTCTGCTAGGACCAAAGAGTCATCTGCCGTGTCACTCCTGGGCCATTGACACCATTGGGCCAGAGCAGCAGGAGTTAGGGGACAATTCCTGACTGGGGGATGTAGGGAACGATGGGTTTACTCTCCAAGGGGCCTCCTGGGCTGCTGTGGACAGCTTTACTGAGGCTCAGCATGGGGTGGGCAGCACAGAGAGTGAGGAAAGGTCCTTTCAGGTTAGTCCCCAGTGTGATTCTGTCCATGGCCTCGTCACCTCCCCACTCCCGTCACCCCCTAGCACTTGAAGAGCCGACCCAACATGCAAGGTTCGCCTCTGGCTTTCCTGGAGAAGCCGGACTGGAAGTGCAGCTTCTCTCGCGGCTGGGCCTCTGGCTCCTGCTCCATAAGAGGGTGGGGGTGACCTCTGAGGACCCGGCCTGCTCTGACCCCCAGTGGTGGCTTACAGGGTGTTCCCCAGCACCAGCTGCCTCCTCAGTATCAGAAGATCCTCGAAAGACTCCAGGTCTTGGAGAGGGAGATTTCAGGAGGGGCCATGGCTGTCGTGGCTGTCCTTCTTAACAACAAGCTCTATGTCGCCAATGTCGGTGAGCCGCCTGTCTGTCCCGGGGCATGGGGCTGGGAGAAGTCAGCTCTGGGGGGTCTGTGCGTTGTCTGGGCAGTCTGCTTTCCAGATACATACATAGGACCTGCAGCTCGAGTCTGCAAGCCATTGGATGGTTTTCCTGTTACTCTACAGAAATGTTTTCCAGTGCTGATGGGGGGAGTTGGAAGTACCAGCTGGGACGCAGGTGTCCTGACTTAATCCCCATGCTGCCCCTAACTGGCCTGTGGCCTGGGAGGAGTTGTGTCCCTGTCTGGGCTGCCTCAGTGGCTTCCTCTTCTAGAAGAAGTTCTCGTCCGTGGAAGACCCACTTGGCATCCCGTGGAGGGCAGTGAGGTGGGCCAGAGGACGAGGAGTCACAGGGACATTTTGTGGAATTTGTGGGCAAAGAAGAGGCCATCTGGGGACCTGAGAAGGTTGTACCCCAGGGTGCCAGTTACTGTAGGAGCTCTATAGAAACCTCACTGATAAcgtcctcttcctcttttccttaagattttataatgggaaaaaaatttttttaatgcaaaaaaaaaagtgactagcCTTTGATGAACCCTCATGTGCCTATCCCCAGCCCTAACAGTCACTTCCTTGTGGCCAGTCTCACGTAATGTACAGCCCTTTGTCCCTGCGTTGTTGTGAAGCAAACACCAGACAGCGTGCCTGGTATCTGGAAATATTTCAGTATGTCTCCCTGGACAAAAGATCTCTTACTGAAACCATCCTCATGATCATCCAAGGATGGCACTGCAAAGTTTAACCTAATTCCTTAATATTAGCAGCTCTCCCTACCTGGTGACTTACCCAGGGATCtgagcctattttttttttttttgcgtgttTCAAGGATTTCCATGTGTGAGATGCCTGCCTTTTCTCTTCTCCACGTGGCATTTTCCTACCTATGTTCAGTCTTTGCTCAGCTGCTCAAATTCTGTTGTAGGTACGAACCGTGCACTTCTGTGCAAATCCACAGTGGACGGGCTACAGGTGACACAGCTGAATGTGGACCACACCACGGAAAACGAGGATGAACTCTTCCGCCTCTCCCAGCTGGGTGAGTGAGGGACATGAGCCGAGGGGTCAGTGTGGGAAGGCGCCCTGGTGGCCCACCCTTGCCCTCTTCTGGTGGTGGTCTTGTGGAGAGAGCTGTGAGTCGATGGGCTGTGAACTTGGGCTTGGAACCAGGCTTTCTGGGCTTGAGTCCCAGCTCTGTTGCTTACTAGTTGGCAATGTTTGAAACTTATTCGagttttctgtgcctcagtttccccacctatgTAATGAGATCATAGTAACACCTACCTCAGGTGTGATGAGGATTAAAAGTGCTAGTGCATGTTGAATGCTTCCAAGAGTCCCTCGAAGCTGTTGGTGGAGACTGAGAGGCCGTAGAAGTCCTGAAATTCCAACCGCCACCACagccactcctccctcccccgcccccaggcaGCTGTGCTGGACAGTGCTGGAGCTGAGGACCATGCGGGAAGAGCTCTCAGTGAGGGCGTCTTCTGATGGGGATGGGGACTGAGAACATTGGGCGACATTGGTTAGCTGCTCTTCAAGGCACCTGGTGTGACTTCGTTTCCTGTTCTGTGGGTTCTTGGTGCCTTTTTTCAGGATGTGGCTGTCCCCTTTGTTCTTTATTATGAACAAGGTCTGGCTTGTCATGTTGTTCTGCCCTGGTAGGTTTGGACGCAGGAAAGATCAAACAAGTGGGGATCATCTGTGGGCAGGAGAGCACCAGGCGCATCGGGGATTATAAGGTCAAATATGGCTACACTGACATCGACCTACTCAGGTAGGTGGGTGGCCTAGCTGCACCGATCCCCCCCATTAGGCTCTAGGGACAGTAGGTGTAGTGGAGGTGGCCCAGAGCCCAAGCAAGGaggctcttccttcctctcagaaAGGTTGGGTGGGGCCAGAACTCCTGTAGAGCTGCTCTGGCAAGGAGTCAAAGCCAAGGGTAGCAACCAGTGCCATAGGGCTTAACAGGAGAGACCACGGTTAGCCTGAGCTGTCCGGTATGGATAGGGGCAGACCGAAGGCCTGTTGGTCGGTGCTGTCTATGGCTAGGGCCAGGGCAGAGGTGCGAGATGAGTTATATATCTCCCTCCAAGGACACATCCCTGGTGGCTGCTACCCAGTGCCCGTAGCAACAGATGGGTGATGTGAGCCTTTATTGTGCCCGCCGTGCATAGCTCTGTGCACACATTCTCTCACTCACTCCTCACCCAGCCCTGGCAGATAGGTACTGTTATTACCCATAGGTATTTTCTTATGAGGACACTGTGACATGGTGACATTAGGTAGCCTCTCCAGTTGCCAGACTAGCCATGGACTGAGACAGGACTTGAACCCAAACAGCCTGAATTCTGAGCACATGTCCTTAACATTGATTGGAAAAATAAGCATGTCTTTGTATGTGGCCCATcgtggcatttatttatttattttaaattttatttatttatttattttttagagagtcagagagagggatagatagggacagacagacaggaacggagagaaatgagaagcatcaatcatcagtttttcgttgtgacaccttagttgttcattgattgctttctcatatgtgccttgaccgcgggccttcagcagaccgagtaatcccttgctcaagccagagatcttgggtctaagctggtgagcttttgtttaaaccagatgagcctgcgctcaagctggcgacctcggggtctcgaacctgggtcctcggcatcccagtccgacgctctatccactgcaccacggcctggtcaggcccatcatgGCATTTAATATCATAGCCAGAGCCATGGAGAAATTATGCCAAAGGCCCATTGTCAGAAGGCAGACCTCATCATGTCTTAGAAGCACAAGTTAGAGCTTCTTACTCGTACAGGGTTTAGACAGTTGAGTTTGGAACCTTTTGCCTCTAATTTGTGGAGTTCTGTTGCTTTATTAGAAAGTACACATGTGATTTGAAACAATTCAAACAGTGCCAAGAAAATACCATGCTGTGTATATCTTCCTCCTACCCATGCCGTGGTTCCCTCCCCAGAAGCTGCTAGTTTCTTGTGTACCCTGCCCAAAGTCCCTGTGCATGTgcacgcgcgtgtgtgtgtgtgttgggtggggtggggatgggagggcTTCCTTTTCGAAACATCCACTAAGTTGCTAGCATACCCTTTCAAGTGTCCTGCACTTCGCATTGTTCAGCAGGTTCCCATCCTCCAGTCCTGCACACCTACAGCTGAGGCTGGTGGCCTTCTTCATAACAGCTGCTGGGGTTCCAGTGTGTGGCCGCATCAGCACTCGCCTACTGGCCCCTACAGAATGAACCTCAGAATGTTTCCAGACTCTGCTCTTCCAAATACTGTTGCCAGAAACGTCTTAGAGTTGCCTGTGTGCACGTCCACGTGCAGGCACCTTCTCACCCTGGCTGGCTCTGAGAGTACATCTCAAAGGACCCCTGTGCAGATAGTATCGGTGGGGTCTGGGTCACACTTGCTTTGGAGGAGCCCAGAAGGAGTGTACTTTGAGAAGAAAACTCTTTCCTCtcactgtccccctccccctgccactGCCCAGGCTCTATGGATGAGAGATGCAGCACGGGGCCAGGATCAGGCGTTTGACCTTTGCCGTCCTGACCCCAGGTGCCCTCTAGTTTCTTGAGATCTTGGAACTTGATTTTAGTAGCTGCCTTCCGAAAATAGGtctgtttttctgattttctcttttctctctttcttttcctcttatcAGATGTGCGTTTTATTTTACATCTGAGTAGATTCTTCCCCTTAGCAGAATAAGTGTTCCCTAGGGGCCATTCCAAGCACAGCTGTCCCCtccactctctcttcccccagtGCTGCCAAGTCTAAGCCGATCATTGCGGAGCCAGAAATCCATGGCGCACAGCCCCTGGACGGGGTGACTGGCTTCCTGGTGCTTATGTCCGAGGGGCTGTACAAGGCCTTGGAAGCAGCCCACGGGCCTGGGCAGGCCAACCAGGTAAGGTGGGTCTGAGCAGAGTGTGGCTGCCCAGGCTGCAGGGTGGCATGCTCCCCTGGGGACCCGGCTAGCCCTCCTGCTCAGCACCAAAGTGCTGATTCTCAGATGCCATTGTGAGACATCTGTCTGGGTTCAAAGATGGGGAAGAAAAAGCCCAGAGCTCCAAGAGCACACATCCCACTCAAAGCTTTGATCATTCTGGGCTTGAGGCAATGTCAGCCCCCAGGGCCCTGAGATGAACAGGACTTTCCATGGGTACACGTTGCTCTGGAGACTGTTGGGGGCAGGTCCTGGGTGGCGTTGAGTGCAGAGGGGGCATGGCCTGAGGGCCATGTGGCAGAGTTGGAGtcccctaacccagtggtccccaatccccgggccgtggaccagtactggtccatgggccatttggtaccggtccacagagaaagaataaataacttacattatttccgttttatttatatttaagtctgaatgatgttttatttattttggttttttttttgtatttttctgaagttggaaatggggaggcagacagactcctgcatgctcccgaccaggatccacccggcatgcccaccagggggcgatgctctgcctatctggagcgttgctccatcgcaaccagggccactctagcacctgaggcagaggccatagagccatcctcagcgcccgggccaactttgctccaatggagccttggctgcgggagggggagagagagacagagaggaaggagaaggggaagggtggagaagcagatgggcgcttctcctgtgtgccctggctgggaatcaaacccgggactcctgcacgccaggctgacgctctaccactgagccaaccagccagggccacaatgttttattttttaaaaatgaccagatttcctctgttacatccgtctaagactcactcttgacacttatctcggtcacgtgatacatttatccatcccaccctaaaggccggtccgtgaaaatattttctgacattaaaccagtctgtggcccaaaaaaggttggggaccactgccctacccCACTTCCTGCACCTCCCTCTGAGCGACCAGGGTGATTTGCAGTTTGTTCTCATCTCTCAGATGGGAATGATAACCAGCTTCATGGGGCTGTGGTGAGGACTAGGCCCTCACCTGGGGGGATAAACACAGCTGGTGGGAGCTGCTTGTTTTTCCTACACTTCAGAGCACATACATGCCACACAGGTGTCACTAAAGCAGTCACATCAAGGACACTTTTGAAGGGAAGCTGCCTTTACCTGACCTTGGATCTCTGGGTCGGTCAGATGAGTTCAGGTCGCGTTTTTCTTTCTGCCTGAGTCTTGTAGGAAGGTAACCTTTTCTGCTTTGccctttctaattaaaaatgagaaggaaaagtCTTGCGTGTCTAACTATCTCCTGATATCTAGGTTCAAGGTTTTCACCTAGTTTATCTTATTCCTTCCAGTAGCCTTGGAACATAAGGAGCAGCAGTTCTCTGCCATATCCAGTTAGGGTACCTGGGCTCACAGATCAGGTCATGCCTGAGGTGACCCGGCTGGCCAGCGAGGGAGCAGAGCCCGCCTGACTGGCCCCAGGCCATTTCCTCTTACCTGCCCCTGCCCGCCTCTGTCCAGGAGACTGGCTAGCCAGCATGTAGGATTTTGTGTTTTTGATCTTATCAtcggtgtgattttttttcttttcttttcttttctttggcctTTATGATAGAATTATCTGGTGACTTCTACTGGGTTCTAGAATACACTAGACAGTGGAATTCTCCAAGAGCAAGGACCCTGTCTTCATTCTGTATCTCATTGTCCGGCAAAATTGACATATCATAGCCTTCAGTG is drawn from Saccopteryx leptura isolate mSacLep1 chromosome 1, mSacLep1_pri_phased_curated, whole genome shotgun sequence and contains these coding sequences:
- the TAB1 gene encoding TGF-beta-activated kinase 1 and MAP3K7-binding protein 1 isoform X2 is translated as MAAQRRSLLQSEQQPSWTDDLPLCHLSGVGSASNRSYSADGKGTESHPPEDNWLKFRSENNCFLYGVFNGYDGNRVTNFVAQRLSAELLLGQLNAEHMEADVRRVLLQAFDVVERSFLESIDDTLAEKASLQSQLPEGVPQHQLPPQYQKILERLQVLEREISGGAMAVVAVLLNNKLYVANVGTNRALLCKSTVDGLQVTQLNVDHTTENEDELFRLSQLGLDAGKIKQVGIICGQESTRRIGDYKVKYGYTDIDLLSAAKSKPIIAEPEIHGAQPLDGVTGFLVLMSEGLYKALEAAHGPGQANQEIAAMIDTEFAKQTSLDAVAQAVVDRVKRIHSDTFASGGERAKFCLRHEDMTLLVRNFGYPLGEMSQPTASPAPATGGRVYPVSVPYSSAQSTSKTSVTLSLVMPSQGQLVNGAHSASTLDEATPTLTKLEAKAPD
- the TAB1 gene encoding TGF-beta-activated kinase 1 and MAP3K7-binding protein 1 isoform X1, with protein sequence MAAQRRSLLQSEQQPSWTDDLPLCHLSGVGSASNRSYSADGKGTESHPPEDNWLKFRSENNCFLYGVFNGYDGNRVTNFVAQRLSAELLLGQLNAEHMEADVRRVLLQAFDVVERSFLESIDDTLAEKASLQSQLPEGVPQHQLPPQYQKILERLQVLEREISGGAMAVVAVLLNNKLYVANVGTNRALLCKSTVDGLQVTQLNVDHTTENEDELFRLSQLGLDAGKIKQVGIICGQESTRRIGDYKVKYGYTDIDLLSAAKSKPIIAEPEIHGAQPLDGVTGFLVLMSEGLYKALEAAHGPGQANQEIAAMIDTEFAKQTSLDAVAQAVVDRVKRIHSDTFASGGERAKFCLRHEDMTLLVRNFGYPLGEMSQPTASPAPATGGRVYPVSVPYSSAQSTSKTSVTLSLVMPSQGQLVNGAHSASTLDEATPTLTNQSPTLTLQSTNTHTQSSSSSSDGGLFRSRPAHSLPPGEDGRVEPYVDFAEFYRLWSVDHGESSVMTAT
- the TAB1 gene encoding TGF-beta-activated kinase 1 and MAP3K7-binding protein 1 isoform X3; protein product: MEADVRRVLLQAFDVVERSFLESIDDTLAEKASLQSQLPEGVPQHQLPPQYQKILERLQVLEREISGGAMAVVAVLLNNKLYVANVGTNRALLCKSTVDGLQVTQLNVDHTTENEDELFRLSQLGLDAGKIKQVGIICGQESTRRIGDYKVKYGYTDIDLLSAAKSKPIIAEPEIHGAQPLDGVTGFLVLMSEGLYKALEAAHGPGQANQEIAAMIDTEFAKQTSLDAVAQAVVDRVKRIHSDTFASGGERAKFCLRHEDMTLLVRNFGYPLGEMSQPTASPAPATGGRVYPVSVPYSSAQSTSKTSVTLSLVMPSQGQLVNGAHSASTLDEATPTLTNQSPTLTLQSTNTHTQSSSSSSDGGLFRSRPAHSLPPGEDGRVEPYVDFAEFYRLWSVDHGESSVMTAT